The following nucleotide sequence is from Triticum dicoccoides isolate Atlit2015 ecotype Zavitan chromosome 7B, WEW_v2.0, whole genome shotgun sequence.
TGCaggagcggggcggcgccggcgaggaagcGGTTGTAGTGGACGTACTCCTTGTGCCGGAACCTCTCCTGCTCGGGCGGCGTCATCTCCTCCCACTCGGCGTGCAGCTTCTCCGACAGGCTCCAGTCGATGTTGTACCTGGTGGCGCCGAAGCACGTCTGGCTCAGGACACGCCTCGCCAGGGTCTGCAGGTCGGGCACGCGAGCTCCGTGCGTCGACCACCATTCAACTGCGAATGTCGAGTGAAGCACGGTAAGAAGGTGCGTCATTCATGTAGTATGATATGAACGGATGAATGAAATGGTGATCATCTCAGTGGGTGTAAAATGTTTGGGTTTGAAAGTAGAAGTGAAAATGGAAGAAGAGAAGGCTCCTGTACAGTTTAAGCAGACCATATACCCCAGTTTGCAACTTGCAACTAACTAAGCAACTATGTTGAGAATCTTAGGCTGATGCAGAGAAGTTGGTCATTCTACACGTCCATCTGTAAACCTTTTAACTtctctactactccctctgtcccataatgtaagacgtttttgcaagcacgtcttacattatggaacgacAGGAGTATTTATTTAAACAACCATGTCGACAAGTTAGGCTAATGCAGAGGAGCTGAACTTTGAATAGAAGTGCACTTATGACATGATATATTTGTGCCATATTCACATGCTAACTAAATATGTTGGCGCACTGTATGTTACGGTGCACAAATGCACATATCAGATTTTCTGGAGGACATCAGACACTATTCCAGCTCACTCTAAATATTGGAAAAAAATCAAGTGCATATGAGATATAAAGGCACTACCGTCAGTGGTTTGTTAGGGAGTGGTCATTTTGCAAGAGGTTAGGGTGTAGCTTACCTTGTGGTAATTCCATGATTTGCTGCATTGCTGGATCTGTGTCGAAATAGCCGAACTTCTTTTCATACACTTCCAATTGTGCAGACGCTTTTCTGGCATTGTAATGAGCCTTGCCCAGTTGGATTGTGCAGGCCGCGATGCCGCTGCTGATCTCAGCATCAGGCTGGAATCCAGCTGTGTAAAAGATCCTTGGGTTTAGCATCTGACCAGCAGCATGGAGAGGACTATGCAAGTAACCATCCCATATCCTGTCAATCATACACCAATAAGAGTCACTTTCATCTCCGATATTGAGAGATATCTCTTCTTTTGCTCGATCCATGGCTTCATACAAGATACCCATCGGACAGATATCAGATTCTAGTTTATACAACACACTGACAAGTGGGTTTGTAACCTTCACGACTTCTGCAGCAGCATGCCAGAATGCATCATCTGTCTTTACTATGCTCTGGATACGCTCGAACAAATCAAGACAAGTCCAACCAGAGGGAACCCATTCAGGCGAGCTGAACATCTGCACCAGACCTACTCTTGCAGAAACTAACCTCTCTAATGTGATGAACACTGCCACAAATCTCAGATAAGAACTGCTCAAAATCTCCTCCTGAACATATCTTCCTTTCAGTTTCATTGGCAGTGCATGGCCATATAAAAACCATGTAATTTCCCTTGCCTTCATTAGGACTTCACTGACATGCTCGAGCACTGCTATTTTCTCAAGCAGAAGGTTGATGCAATGATCAGCACATAGCACGAAGAAAAAACTGTCATATTTATTTAGCACATACTGCCGTGCCATCTGCATATGGGGTGACACGTCATTCATGACAATCTGAACAATGTTATGGGCACCAACATCATCAACCACGCGAGAAAGCATTGATTCTAGCTCATCCAAGTCCTCAGTGATTTCAGAGACGTCAATGGATCTGAGGAACAGCGTACCTTTGCTGCAGTGCACCAGGACACTTACGAAGCTTTTGTCACACTTGCTCTTCCAACTATCCACAATTACAGTGCAGCCACTTGTTTGCCACTCTTGCTTGAGTTCCTTTGTGCGGTTCTCAGTTTCTATTAGTTGCTCCTGCAGAACAGCTTCGTACGTAGGCATTACAACCCAGGCCCATGGGGAAACACAACCATCTCCCTCAAAGATGATGAATGGAGAACACCAGGCTCAGGTCCAGCTTCGGAGAAGAACTTGCCTATTGTTGCTGACGCAGAATCGAAGTAATCACTTTTCTCAACCTTGGGTTTCAGTTGACAAGAACTATATGTGATTTCCTTGGGCTGCGTCAGATCCGGTGCATAATGAAGAAAGCAGTGGTTATTGGACACAGTTTGTTGTAGCTGTGGTTGCTGGACTTGAGGAGATGGAAGGGCTGGGCTTGTGTGAGGAACCTCATCATGTTCATGCTTCAGTCTCTTCGTTTTTCCCGGCATCCGATCTTTCTTGCGATCCACAAGTGAACTCCTTAAGCTTGTCCTGACACTGTCCGGTACTTGGTTGCATGGACGAACATTGCCCCTGATGCCTGCTACATGTTGCTCTAGACGGTTGTAAGTGTTAGAATATAGAGTTGTAATCtcaacctccttccttctcttgtatTCTACCCAAACTCTTTCTGTCATAACCTTATACGTCAAGCCAGGCTTCGGTCACGCATCAATATAAActaccacgcggctccctcgatggagtaggaacgcttcatatctttcatggtaatcagagccacctCTTCTCATACATCTAGCCACAATCCAAAACCCTAGAAACCACACATCATCGTCTCCATGGCTTCCTCCGCCGGCGTCTCCCTCAACCTTGGATCGCCGCCGTCTGAGAAGCTCGCAAGAGGTAATTTCATCCTCTGGAAGACGCAGGTCCTCCCAGCCCTGCGAGGCGCGCAGGTGACGGGGCTCCTGGACAACACCGATGCCGCTCCACCCAAGATGGTGGAGATCACGAAGGCAGACAAGACCACGGCCCTAGAGCCGAATCCCCTATACAAACCCTGGATCGCCAAAGATCAGCAGGTTCTATCATACCTTCTCAATTCCATGTCTCCAGAAATTCTTGCACAAGTTGTTGGGAAAGATTCCACCTTTGAGCTCTGGACGACGGTGACAAATCTCTTCGCCTCACAATCTCAGTCTCGGATTACTAATCTGAGAATCGCCATCACCAATACCAAGAAGGGCTCGATGTCAAGCTCGGCGTATATGGCGAAGATGAAAAGTCTTGGGGATGAACTAGCTGCTGCAGGTCGTCCCGTATCtgatccggagatggtggactatATTCTGGCCGGACTGGACCGCGACTACGACCCCGTGGTGGCGGCGATCGGCGCTGTCAAAAACATCATCACAACCGACGATCTTTTTGCCCAGATTGCTGCCTTTGATCAAAGGATGGAGATGCTAGGCGACTCATCTTCAGGCGGGTTCTATTCATCCGCTAATGCGGTCTACAGAGGCCGTGGCCAGTCCCGTGGCAGACCTCGCGGGCGTGGAGGAAGAGGCCGTGGCCGTGGTGATcgtggtgaccgcggtgaccgaCAGTCGTCTTCCTCCAATGGAGGCGGCGGATTCAGAGGCCGTCctcgacagcaacagcaacagcaggctCGTGAGCAACAGCATGACTATTCAGAATGTCAGATATGCTACAGACACCATCCAGGAGGTGCACGAGTTTGCTGGTGGCGTTATGAAGAAAACGACCAGGAAGAAAAGCAGGTGCATGCAGTCTCCTATGGCGTGGACACCAACTGGTACGCCGACAGTGCAGCAACAAACCACATCACAGGTGAACTTGACAAGTTGACGACGCGGGAGAAGTACAATGGAGGCGACCAAATTCGCacggcaagcggttctggtatggATATCACACACATTGGTAGTTCAATTGTTAAAACCCCTGTGAAAAATTTACACTTGACCAATGTCTTGCATGTTCCTCAAACCTctaaaaatcttgtttccgttcatcgattcactcttgataacaatgttcttattgaattctatccttattttttcttggttaaggacTTGAAAAAACAAGGAGAGtcattcttagaggacggtgcgtgggaggactctacccactcatatcattatcatcatcatcatcttcatggtccaataaacaagaaaatattgtcaccaagctatctacatcaaggtggcatagtcgtttaggtcatccatcttcagtcatagttagatatgttcttagcaaaaataaactctcttatgagcctagtagtgagtcagtttgtgatccgtgtcaacaagcaaaaagtcatcaattaccttacccaatttctactagtgtgtctactgcccctttacaacttatcttttcagatgtatgggggtcAGCTCCTATTTCAGTTGGTAGATTTTCCTATTATGTaagttttattgatgactatagtaaatttacttggatttatctGTTGAAAAAACGATCTGATGTATTCCAAGTTTTCCTCaatttccaaaatcttgttgaacgcaaactgaactctaaaatcattgctatgcaaagtgactggggtggtgagtatgaaaaactaaattctttctttcaaaagcttggcatatcacaccatgtatcttgtcctcatgctcaccaacaaaatggatccgctgaaagaaagcaccgtcacatagttgatATGGGGCTTGCCTTGTTAGCAAATGCTTCCATGCCGcttaaattttgggatgaagcattcttaactgctacatatctcatcaacttgcttccaagtaaagttatcaaatTTGAAACACCCATTACACGACTTCTTGGTGTCACACCCAACTATACATCTCTTCGTATTCTTGGTTGTGCCTGTTGGCCCAATCTTAGGCCTTACAACACACGCAAACTCGCTTTCCGCTCAAAACGGTGTGTCTTTTTAGGCTATAGCCCCATGCATAAAGGGGTCAAGTGCCTTGATGTTCCTACTGGTCGGGTGTATATATCCAGAGATATTGTATTTGATGAGTCCGTGTTTCCCTTTGCATCCCTTCATCCTAATGCTGGTGCACTTCTCCGCAaagaaattcttcttcttccttcacatcTTCGGTCTTTTGATCATGGGGGCAACAACAATTGTACTAACCAATGTGATGATATTCCTGCTGGTACTGGTCTTTCTCTTATGCCTGTGCAGGTCCCTGGAGAAAACGGTGCTCAAAATGACCAAGATCTCAAAAATATGGCTGGTTTTGATCCTATATTTCATGCTGAGGAAGGAGACGAAGCTGGCACAGATGACGAAGAAGATCTGGCGGTGCCTGCCACCCTTGCACGCGCGCAGATCTCGGATCACGCGACCGCATCCGCCTCGGATCAAGCCCCTGATGGCTCCAATCCTGGATCCAGGGCGGGCCACTCCCGTGCTGCCGCGTCAGCTTCAGGCGGGACCAGCAGCGGGGCCGAATCCCCCTCGCCCCGCGCGCCAGCGTCAGGCGGGACCAGCGGCGGGACCAGATCCTCCCCGCACCACGCGCGCCTCCAGTCGCGGTCGGGTGGCGGATCCTCTGCGCCAGTGCCTGCAGAAGGGGCAGCCACACCAGAAGCCACAGGATCCCCTGCGCATATGACGACAAATCAGTCCACTGCATCAGCAGATTCTCCTGGATCTTCTGTGGCAAGTATACCAGCGGTGCAGCGAGAGGTTTCTTCACGTGTTATGACCCGGCTACAAAAAGGTATACGGAATCCTAAAATTAGGAAAGATGGAACTATACCATATGGAatgttgtgtatttcaggagaACCAACATCGTTGAAGAATGCACTTGATGATCCTAAATGGAAAAAGGCAATGGATGAGGAGTATTCTGCGCTCATGAGGAATAAGACTTGGCATCTTGTACCAAATCagagaggtaaaaatattattgattgcaaatgggtataTAGAATTAAGaagaaggcagatggctccattgacagatataaggcacgtctagtggcaaagggctttaagcaacgttatggcattgactatgaggacacctttagtcccgTTGTGAAAGCTGCAACTATCAGACTTGTGATAGCCATTGCTGTATCCAGAGGATGGAGTTTAaggcagctagatgtacagaatgcgTTTCTGCACGGTGTTCTAGAAGAGGAAGTGtttatgagacaaccacctgggtatgagAGTAAGAAATTGCCACAGTATGTCTGCAAGCTTGATAAAGCACTCTATGGTCTAAAGcaagcacccagagcatggtaTTCCAGATTGAGCTCACAGTTAAAATATCTTGGCTTTGTTGCTTCCAAGGCTGACACATCcttgtttatttataacaaggcaggagtagtcatttttgtgcttatatatgttgatgatatcatagttgcaagttcttcacaaaatgctactAATGCTCTTTTGCATGATTTGAGCTCAGAGTTTGCCTTGAAGGACCTAGGTGATTTGCATTTCTTCTTGGGTATTGAAGTCAAGAAAACTCAAGATGGTATTGTGTTAAATCAGGAAAAATATATTCTTGAGCTTCTGTTTCGCATGGGGATGAAAAATTGCAAGCCAATGCCTACACCTTTATCCTCCTCAGAAAGTCTCTCAGCATATGAGGGTGAGCCACTTCAAGAGGAGGAGAGTACAAGGTATAGGAGTactgtgggagcactacaatatttaactctcacacgtccagatatctcatttgctgtcaacaaggtttgtcaatatcttcatgcacctacttctgcacattggtcagctgtcaagaggattgtgagatatgtgaaacatactatgggaataggacttcatttcaaacggtctaattcttctcttgtgagtgcattctctgatgctgactgggcaggatgtagtGATGACAGAAGATCAACTGGAGGTTTTGCAGTGTTCTTTGGATCTAATCTTATCTCCTGGAGTGCTAGAAAGCAAGCTACTGTGTCACGCTCAAGTACAGAAGCTGAATACAAGTCTTTGGCTAATGCAACTGCTGAGATCATTTTGGTTGAATCACTTCTtgaggaattgggaatcaagaagaatcgtatctcatgtttatggtgtgataatttgggagcaacatatctgtctgcaaatccagtgttccatgccaggacaaagcacatagaaattgattttcactttgtacgAGAAAGGGTTGCGGCAAGGAAACTTGAGATTCGATTTATTCCTTCTAAGGATCAAGTGGCTGACGGTTTTACAAAAGCACTACCAGCAAGACCATTTGAAGAATTCAAGAGTAATCTTAACTTAGGttagttgagattaagggagggtgttagaatatagagttgtaatctcaacctccttccttctcttgtattctacccaaactctttctgtcataaccttgtacgtcaagccaggcttcggccacgcatcaatataaactaccacgcggctccctcgatggagtaggaacgcttcatatCTTTCAGTAAGTACAAACCACCTTACCGCAGTAATTGCAGCTCACTTTTTTGCCTTCCCCATCAATGGGTTTGCCATGCCTTTCTTTTCCACAATTACTTGTCTGAGGATCCTGTGCGGAAAAAACCTGAAGAAAAGCAATAAGAGATACTTCAGTAATGCAAAAATTAAAATGTCAAATTTCCAAAACACAAGTGCAACATTTCGCCAATGATTAGATATCATCTACTTCCTTTTAATGACAGCACATGATGTACTGCTATTGATGAATTTACCACATGTGAACAGAGAAGACTATGATCCAGCTAAACACCGTACCTTAGAAGTTTAAACAGAGTTACTGGATGAAACAGTTTGTTCCGTATTTACCTTAGAAGTTTAAACATTTCATAGTATATTTACCAACAATCCCGCAAAAAAAATGTATATTTACCAACAGACTGAAGGCATGAGCTTGTTCACAAATTACAAGTTCATGGCAACAAATCTCTGGGCACCGATGCAATGAATTCACCGCAACTCCAACAGGGCagtcaacaattggccattttcgcCATGGTACACTCCAGAAACATGTAACTGTAACTAGATTAGACAGGTGTTCCTCACAAACAGTCTAATATGCGATGCTTACAATCCTGAAGGATTCGAATGAACCATACGAAATATTAGTTCGGTGCAAGTAAAAGGTTAACTATTTGGGTACTATCCCACAGGACAATTGGACTAATATTTACTTTTTCAAAGATCAGTGATGTGGTATAAGCATAAGACTGCACGATGATCTTACAAAGCCAGTAACAATACCCCCTCTGAAACCAGTGGCGTGAAAGTGACTTTTTTTCCCGATACTAAAATCCGACAAAGTCATAGTGCCTCCCCTCAAAGTTTCAGCAATTCCTTCGAATCGGCTCAAACGCCTTTCAAAATCCAACATTACCCTACCCAACTCCCAAAAGCAGGCAAAACCTAAAACAGAGAAAGGGGGATTCTTCCTGAGCAGAAAGCCCCGAACAGCACCACGGGTCACAGCCCACTGCCTATTTCCCTCGCTCTCGCCGGCTCATTCCAGAACAGAGCATGGCGAGGGATTTCAATTGCTTACCATTTTTGTCCCCTCCGGAGCGAGAAGGAGGGATTCGCAGCAGGCGGTCGCCGCGCCGCGCAGCACCTCGACCTGCCTCCCAGGGGCCGGGGGCGCCGCCGACGGAGCCGCCGGGGTTTGACGGCGATGAGCCCGATTCCGCGCCCCGCCTCCTCTGCTGCACGTCGTGGTCTCTGCTGCGCTCTGGCTTTTGCTTTTCTGATCAGCGGGGCGCTCACGGGTggcagagaggagggaggaggcgctGAGGGCGAGGAGGGAACTGGGGTTTCTGGGAAGAGATGGaaagaactttgactctttgccATTTCTGGAAACCGACGAGACGACGGGTTTTGATCGCTCAGACGACATTTACTGGTGTGCGAACCAACTTGTACTTGcacgttaggaggacagtggtatctCTAACCAATTCGGATTCAAGTCCTGGTGCTTGTATTAATTtttaaatttatttcaggattttcggtgaTGCGCGTTTGGTGAGATAAGACGTTCCCGACGACTACGAGATGTTTACGGTGACTTCATGAAATattaagatgatatgtcggctcagtctcttaGAGGTTCTCATAGGGAtagagtgtgcgtgtgtgcatttatAAGCGTGAGTATATGCGCGTATATATGATCGCTTGCTTGTGtactgtgttaagaaaagggacatTCAttggtgggtgggaaacaaatttTGTTTTCTCAACATAGTAGACGCAACATATGCATATACAATCATCCTTATGAAAGCACTCGTGCACATCttactccgatgagcacctccgagagactcagCCGGCACATCATCTTAAGATTGATAAAGTTGCCAGACGCTTTTGGGAATGTCGCCTCCCACCGAACGCACATCACCGGAATGTCTGGAATAAATCCATGAAAATGCAAGCATCACTGTCATCTGGGACTTGAATTCTGGTGGACAGGGGATAGTACCGTTCTCCTaaacatccaaccacatgttggttcgcgGAACAAATTTTATTGGACAACAACATTTCATTCTTCGCGAGCCACCATGCGgttggatggttaggtggacagtggtatccccagcccagcaAGGTTCAagttctggtgctcgcatttattttggatttatttcaggatttctggcgATACGCATTCAGTAATAGAAGACGAtcccgtcgactacgaggcgcCTATGGCGACTTCGTAAAATcttaagatgatatgtcggctcagtttcTCGGACATGCTCATAAGGTGTGCCTGTGTGCGTTCATAGAGGCAGGTGTATGCGCATATATataagcgcttgtgtctgtactgatgttaaaaaaacaACATTTCATTATCCTTTACCATAATAATAATATGCATTTAATAGTTACATCAACAAATATTTATGAAATTGCAATTACTTTGAAATTAGGTAGGATATTAATTGCGTGCATATATTAGGTGTTATTATGTACGCATTAATTGTGTGACTAGCTATGGCGCCCGGATTCAAACGTACACTAattacgcaaacgtgtacgatcaagatcatagacttccgagaagatatcacaacacaactttaaaCACAATAAAAGTCATACAAGTttcatattacaagtcaggggcttcaagggctcgaatacataagctcgacacaaacaagtcagcggaagcaacaatatctgagtacagacataaagttAAACAAGGTGACATAAGATGGCTAACACAAAAATAGCAacgattgaaaaggcaaggcctcctgcctgggacctcctaactactcctcgaagtcaaactccacgtagaatcatcctcgggatcctctggctcctgtgctccatcatatgatcgcaataactaggaataggaaaaaagaagtaccaaagcaactgtgagtactgatccaaagtactcgcaagactgacATCAGATCcaaactacatatgcattggtattaatgggaggggtagtatatgtggactaaactgcagaatgacagaataagagggggagaagctagcCCTATCGATgattacgcttctggtagcctccgtcttgaagcatatagaagagagtagcaaGTATAGTATCAAGTTTCATCGTACAACAtacatcctacccggcgatcctctcctcgtcacccTGTGGAAGAGCAATCACTGGGTTGTATCTGGAAATTGTaaggggtgtgttttattaagcagCCAGTCCTAGTTGTCAGAGGTCGGAATACAACTCCAAGTTGTCATGTTACCGTGGACACGGATATTCGTTGCCGTGCTTTCCCGGCCTTGGCAATGACTACAGACGGCGGCCAGCTGCTCGGCGGAGCCGAGCTTGGCCATGGCGATGCGGTGGCTACGGGAGCACAAGAGGCCAGGGGAGCGAGGGAAGAAGATGAggggctcaccgagcggcacacacggtggcccttggGGGTTTAGTAGCTGCAGATTCGAGGCAGATCAAACAGCGGCATAGCGGTGGCCGCTGTTGGGGAAGAAGATGCAAGTGACGACGGTGGCGCTCCTCGGGCTCGATCCGgtgacgaggaggaagaagcagtCCACCGCGGACCATCTGTACACCTCAGAGGAAGGAATGGGCGCTGGTAGAGCGCGGTGCTCAACGGCGACGGCGCTCGATGGTGATGGATctagagggagagaggagaggagcgAGCGAGGGAGAGCTAGGTGGCGTGGGCGAGTGGGGAGGGAGCCCGAGGCGTTGCGGCTGCCCTTATCCCCTCGTCGGTGACGTGGCAGTACGGGGCGGCATGCCCGGTTCGGCGGGGATGCGCCCCGGTCGGAGGAGCAGTGAGGAAGGGGATCGGCCGCGCGAGGGAaggtgggctggcttgctggggtgGGCTAAAGCCCAGTGGGGCAAGTGGGGCTTctctcttctcctttttcctttcttttgcTAGAAAAATGCTTTGCAATATTTGAGCTGCCAAAAGGATTatgtaaaatgtgggacttggccacataattacattgcaataattggcactgccacaaaaagattgtgaggcttttgaGATAGTTTGcattttttataaattaaaaaggcatttaatctaTTGTTTTAGCCACTGTTTTAAATAGTTTAGTGCActtaaacactttgcaaaaatgttggttcactaccaatattagttatggattatttggcacatgatgaacattttagttttcatgtttgagcaaatTTTGAATTTCACTTAGCATTTGAATTTGCATTCAAAGGAGAATTTGAAAGAGACATgagacgatgggcttcctcaaatcgccctaggtcttcatgagcaagcaagttggatgcacacccacttagtttttctttttgagttttcataaattatagctctagtgcatctgttgcatggcaatccctactcactcacattgatatctattgatgggcatctccatagcccgttgatacgcctagttgatgtgagactatctccctatttttgtcttctctacaactactatattctattccacctatagtgctatgtccatggctcacgctcatgtactgcgtgaaagttgaaaaagtttgagaacacgaaaagtatgaaacaattgcttggcttcactacaaaaaaaagacacatccgtgacattttgggccgaacgaatttttttctgtcatacatatgacacttctatgacgataattgtgacaaaacccggtatcatcatagatgtggtgggctcctacttctatgacaaaaaatcatgacagaaaatgggcttttcgtcctgggcgggccggagacgcatctgcatgacattctttgggccgtccatgatgaaaaaaaccgtggtagaagcgagggcgaggaaaatttcggggagttcccggttacggtgggaggtcggtggccgagcgatgcgcgtttctctcgtacacgtacgcgcgtgtgtgcgaggcgttggctctaactgaacccgagcgattgcactataggctacgcgttactgaacccgagcgatcgatcgatggctgttaactgaactcgatcgagcgattccttcgctactgctgctaactgaagccgatctatgttgcctctaggatgaacagtgagtgtttggGGGGgggtagatgaacagtgagcgatggcgttgcctctggatgaacaggaccccgtggtgtggagggcttgatgaacagtagatggtggaggggtgcccgtagaggggtggttgaacagtagccggtggagtagcgcacggtggaggctggatggacaggagcccgtggaggctggaggaggtcgacgatagcccatggaggctggaggaggtcgacggtggagatgaacagtatcccgtggagtcccgttttgcggtacgccacacccctcccgatgaacaggacccctgtttcgacctagcgctccaacacaagtccgtttcgtccattttgcggtacgccacatccctcccgatcaacatgacccccgtttcgactgtaggaggtccgtttcatccgttttgcggtacgccacacccctcccgatcaacaggacccccgtttcgaccgtaggaagttcgtttcctctgttttgcggtatgccacacccctcccgatgaacaggatcccgttttgaacatggccggtcgaacacaaggccgtttcctccgttctgcagtacgccaggcctcgtttccatcgcatgttccgtccaagccctcccgatgaacacgaccacgcattccgttccgacccagccggttggctccccatgaacacgacgacgacactgtttctccgttccaacccagccatgtacacgagccctggccgtacgtatgcgcgagtaggcgtttgagaccccgcccgtctatacacata
It contains:
- the LOC119339137 gene encoding uncharacterized protein LOC119339137, which encodes MSSERSKPVVSSVSRNGKESKFFPSLPRNPSSLLALSASSLLSATRERPADQKSKSQSAAETTTCSRGGGARNRAHRRQTPAAPSAAPPAPGRQVEVLRGAATACCESLLLAPEGTKMVFSAQDPQTSNCGKERHGKPIDGEGKKVSCNYCVEWWSTHGARVPDLQTLARRVLSQTCFGATRYNIDWSLSEKLHAEWEEMTPPEQERFRHKEYVHYNRFLAGAAPLLHGSSVKQHDRVTMVLHDWIRPQKQAAGCH